Proteins encoded in a region of the Orcinus orca chromosome X, mOrcOrc1.1, whole genome shotgun sequence genome:
- the LOC101282219 gene encoding ferritin light chain-like codes for MIPSRWRPPSTAWSTCIYGPPAPTSLGSYFHRSDVVLEGLGHFFCELAKEKHESPQHLLKMQNQPSSRALFQDTQKPSQKEWNKTQDAMEAAILMENEPEPALLDPHALGCARTDPHLCDFLESRFVDEQVKLIQKMATT; via the exons ATGATTCCATCCAGGTGGAGGCCACCATCAACCGCCTGGTCAACATGCATCTACGGGCCTCCTGCACCCACCTCTCTGGGCTCCTATTTCCACCGCAGTGATGTGGTTCTGGAAGGCCTGGGCCACTTTTTCTGCG AATTAGCCAAGGAGAAGCACGAGAGCCCCCAGCATCTCTTGAAGATGCAAAACCAGCCCTCCAGTCGTGCCCTCTTCCAGGACACGCAGAAGCCGTCCCAAAAGGAGTGGAATAAAACCCAGGACGCTATGGAAGCCGCCATTCTCATGGAGAATGAACCTGAACCAGCCCTTTTGGATCCGCATGCCCTGGGTTGTGCCCGCACAGACCCCcacctctgtgacttcctggagagccGCTTCGTAGATGAGCAGGTGAAACTCATCCAGAAGATGGCAACCACCTGA